Proteins from one Microbacterium proteolyticum genomic window:
- a CDS encoding carbohydrate ABC transporter permease: MALLSRPAARVALPPEQPAIPQRSGGTAGYWMYLLPGFVLLLVIVIVPLLWNVLLTFTKWRGVGDPEFIGLDNWVKLIGDEDFWTSFTNSVWMVLAMVVVPTVIGLAVAALLFDVVGRKFGGKVGSFLRATYYLPQILPIAVAGIVIGWIVRPGDTGALNQILGSLGIPSYDWLGQMPSALIVLMVVLVWVQIGYPVVVFMAALQRVDPELYEAAELDGANWFQRFTAITISIIRPEIFVVTLTCTIAALKVFGPVYVITQGGPAGSTIVPAYYAYLEFFTKRNVGYGATIATVLTILVVIVSIVFIRVQTSLERKERAGL; the protein is encoded by the coding sequence ATGGCTCTCCTCTCCCGTCCGGCTGCTCGGGTGGCACTCCCGCCCGAGCAGCCGGCCATCCCCCAACGCAGCGGCGGTACCGCCGGCTATTGGATGTACCTGCTGCCCGGCTTCGTGCTGCTGCTGGTGATCGTCATCGTGCCGCTCCTGTGGAACGTGCTGCTCACGTTCACCAAGTGGCGCGGCGTCGGCGACCCCGAGTTCATCGGCCTCGACAACTGGGTGAAGCTGATCGGCGACGAGGACTTCTGGACGTCCTTCACCAACTCGGTGTGGATGGTCCTCGCGATGGTCGTCGTCCCCACCGTGATCGGCCTCGCCGTGGCGGCGCTGCTGTTCGACGTCGTCGGCCGGAAGTTCGGTGGCAAGGTCGGCAGCTTCCTCCGCGCGACCTACTATCTGCCGCAGATCCTCCCCATCGCCGTGGCCGGCATCGTCATCGGCTGGATCGTCCGGCCCGGCGACACCGGTGCCCTCAACCAGATCCTGGGCAGCCTCGGCATCCCGTCGTACGACTGGCTCGGGCAGATGCCCTCCGCGCTCATCGTGCTCATGGTCGTGCTGGTCTGGGTGCAGATCGGCTACCCGGTCGTGGTGTTCATGGCCGCGCTGCAGCGGGTCGACCCCGAACTGTACGAGGCCGCCGAACTCGACGGCGCGAACTGGTTCCAGCGGTTCACCGCGATCACAATCAGCATCATCCGCCCCGAGATCTTCGTCGTCACCTTGACGTGCACGATCGCGGCGCTGAAGGTGTTCGGCCCCGTCTACGTCATCACCCAGGGCGGGCCCGCCGGTTCCACGATCGTCCCGGCGTACTACGCCTACCTCGAGTTCTTCACGAAGCGGAACGTCGGCTACGGCGCGACCATCGCGACGGTGCTGACGATCCTCGTCGTCATCGTGTCGATCGTGTTCATCCGCGTGCAGACCTCGCTCGAACGCAAGGAAAGGGCCGGACTGTGA
- a CDS encoding ABC transporter substrate-binding protein, which yields MARTNAQRRATRALAAVGSIAVAALALSACSGGGGDAESTDGAGKTLTLWHYEGADSAMAKAWNAAIPIFEEQTGATVKVEEKSFEQIQKTASQVLDTDAAPDLLEFNKGNATAGFLASTGLIADISDAVTQYGWDAKLAPSLQTTAKYTSDGVMGGDTWYGVPNYGEFVGVYYNLDAFKAAGLEVPKTYDEFVKVLDAFVAKGITPLAEAGAEYPLGQLWYQLALTQADRSWVDDYQLYKNPVDWTGSEVTYASDTLKQYVDKGYIAKDVSSVKAEDAGVSFINGTSPIFVSGSWWYGRFASDATFDWSLAAFPGSKLSLGSSGNLWVVPERSKQKDLAYQFIDITMSPEIQAIIGNNGGVPVAADTADITDAKSKELIDTFNGILDEDGLSFYPDWPAPGFYDVLVQELQGLVTGSQDAATTNANLGKKYDEGTADFR from the coding sequence ATGGCACGCACGAACGCACAACGACGCGCGACCCGAGCCCTCGCGGCCGTCGGCTCGATCGCCGTCGCCGCCCTCGCCCTCTCCGCCTGCAGCGGAGGAGGCGGTGACGCCGAATCGACCGACGGCGCCGGCAAGACCCTCACGCTCTGGCACTACGAGGGCGCCGACAGCGCGATGGCCAAGGCCTGGAACGCCGCCATCCCGATCTTCGAGGAGCAGACCGGAGCCACGGTGAAGGTCGAGGAGAAGTCCTTCGAGCAGATCCAGAAGACCGCCAGCCAGGTGCTCGACACCGACGCGGCCCCCGACCTGCTCGAGTTCAACAAGGGCAACGCCACCGCGGGCTTCCTCGCGAGCACCGGGCTCATCGCCGACATCAGCGACGCCGTCACGCAGTACGGGTGGGATGCCAAGCTCGCCCCGTCGCTGCAGACCACCGCGAAGTACACCTCCGACGGCGTCATGGGCGGCGACACCTGGTACGGCGTGCCGAACTACGGCGAGTTCGTCGGCGTCTACTACAACCTCGACGCCTTCAAGGCTGCCGGGCTGGAGGTGCCGAAGACCTACGACGAGTTCGTGAAGGTGCTCGACGCGTTCGTCGCGAAGGGCATCACGCCCCTCGCCGAAGCCGGCGCCGAGTACCCGCTCGGACAGCTCTGGTACCAGCTCGCGCTGACCCAGGCCGACCGCTCGTGGGTCGACGACTACCAGCTGTACAAGAACCCCGTCGACTGGACGGGCTCGGAGGTCACCTACGCCTCCGACACCCTGAAGCAGTACGTCGACAAGGGCTACATCGCGAAGGACGTCTCGTCGGTCAAGGCCGAGGATGCCGGAGTCTCCTTCATCAACGGCACCTCGCCGATCTTCGTCTCGGGCTCGTGGTGGTACGGCCGCTTCGCCTCCGACGCGACGTTCGACTGGTCGCTCGCGGCCTTCCCCGGCTCGAAGCTGTCGCTCGGCTCCTCGGGCAACCTCTGGGTGGTGCCGGAGCGCTCGAAGCAGAAGGACCTCGCCTACCAGTTCATCGACATCACGATGAGCCCCGAGATCCAGGCGATCATCGGCAACAACGGCGGCGTGCCCGTGGCGGCGGACACCGCTGACATCACGGATGCCAAGAGCAAGGAGCTCATCGACACGTTCAACGGCATCCTCGACGAGGACGGTCTGTCGTTCTACCCCGACTGGCCCGCGCCCGGCTTCTACGACGTGCTCGTGCAGGAGCTGCAGGGCCTGGTCACCGGCTCGCAGGACGCGGCGACGACCAACGCCAACCTCGGGAAGAAGTACGACGAAGGCACGGCGGACTTCCGCTGA
- a CDS encoding LacI family DNA-binding transcriptional regulator — protein MAGIDEVARAAGVSISTVSYALSGKRPVSAETRRRIQAAVHELGYSPNAGARMLAGSQTHIFALSEPLRADSHAPSHMAFMHAMTVAARRKEYDMLLLTDEDASAGMKRVAASGLVDAILVLDVAPDDPRVAIARASATPTLFVGIPNDHDDLVCVDLDFERAAVEAVDRLADAGHREIGLIGGSRRAYEKSNFPPRVRAAVVARAAERGGHARAVASGEVVTDRAHVRESVREFIAAGVTGIVLHAPEEVLQVVLVELAALGKSMPGDVSIVSVGSSFDTDTQPTPVDSIPLVPQSSCELAVDLAIELIAGRPVASGLHLIPPTYLERGSVAAAPSA, from the coding sequence ATGGCAGGCATCGACGAAGTCGCCCGCGCCGCGGGCGTGTCGATCAGCACCGTCTCCTACGCGCTGAGCGGCAAGCGTCCGGTCTCGGCAGAGACGCGTCGCCGCATCCAGGCCGCGGTGCACGAACTCGGGTACAGCCCCAACGCCGGTGCCCGCATGCTCGCCGGCAGCCAGACGCACATCTTCGCGCTGTCCGAGCCGCTGCGCGCCGACAGCCACGCGCCGAGTCACATGGCGTTCATGCACGCCATGACCGTCGCCGCTCGCCGCAAGGAGTACGACATGCTCCTGCTCACCGACGAAGACGCCTCGGCCGGCATGAAGCGGGTCGCGGCGAGCGGACTCGTGGATGCCATCCTCGTGCTGGACGTCGCCCCCGACGACCCGCGCGTCGCGATCGCCCGCGCCAGCGCGACGCCGACGCTGTTCGTCGGCATCCCGAACGACCACGACGACCTCGTGTGCGTCGACCTCGACTTCGAGCGCGCGGCCGTCGAGGCCGTCGACCGGCTCGCCGACGCGGGGCACCGCGAGATCGGCCTCATCGGCGGGTCGCGTCGCGCGTACGAGAAGTCGAACTTCCCGCCCCGCGTGCGCGCTGCCGTCGTGGCGCGCGCGGCCGAACGCGGCGGGCACGCCCGGGCCGTGGCCTCCGGCGAGGTCGTCACCGATCGCGCCCACGTGCGCGAGTCGGTGCGCGAGTTCATCGCGGCCGGCGTGACCGGGATCGTGCTGCACGCCCCGGAAGAGGTGCTGCAGGTCGTGCTCGTCGAACTCGCCGCGCTCGGCAAGAGCATGCCGGGCGACGTCTCGATCGTGTCGGTCGGCAGCAGCTTCGACACCGACACGCAGCCCACCCCGGTCGACTCGATCCCGCTGGTGCCGCAGAGCTCGTGCGAGCTCGCGGTCGACCTCGCCATCGAGCTGATCGCCGGACGCCCCGTGGCATCCGGTCTCCATCTCATCCCACCGACCTATCTCGAGCGCGGCTCCGTCGCCGCGGCTCCCTCCGCCTGA
- a CDS encoding AMP-dependent synthetase/ligase, which yields MRESHTRALASLDAYANVTDLLVRRAAEAPDHAAFEVPPAASPNDPDATGAWVPVSTATFLDEVRTLAKGLIAIGLGPGDAVAIMAPTRYEWAVADLATWFAGGVVVPVYDSSSPSQVAAIVADARIRVGFGGTATHVDLLTSALASADGAIGVWGMDDLDALRTHGIVVADDELEHRRTRAGHDDPATIVYTSGTTGEPKGAVLTHANFLGQVLNIAAAYREVVHSGGNTIIFLPLAHVLARGLQLICIASGMRIAHLSDAAAVVPTLATLRPTFLVVVPRVLQKIQAAAGDKAAAKGLSGVWARARATAVAEGRLAELRDAGTPRRAPLGHRVRHGVFDALFYRRLRAVMGGRVDYMLSGGATLDGELSLFFRGLGVPVIEGYGLTETTAPLTGNLPGRIASGTVGLPLPGSTVRISDEGEVLAKGVGVFAGYRDPRHDGDAFVDGFFRTGDLGRLDDAGRLVLEGRLKDVIVTSNGKTVVPARWESAVESDPLVQHAVMVGEGKPYLSALLILDAEQAAAWAASTGLPLDVRTPTDLRAVDEPRLHAHLQRTVDAANALVARSEQVRRFELVVADLDDRELVTPTMKIKRRVVVHRATETIASLYRGVPS from the coding sequence ATGCGCGAGTCGCACACGCGGGCATTGGCGTCGCTCGACGCCTACGCGAACGTCACTGATCTGCTGGTCCGTCGTGCCGCCGAGGCGCCCGATCACGCCGCCTTCGAGGTCCCTCCGGCCGCGAGCCCGAACGACCCGGACGCCACCGGAGCGTGGGTTCCCGTGTCGACCGCGACCTTCCTCGACGAGGTGCGCACCCTCGCGAAGGGCCTCATCGCCATCGGCCTCGGGCCCGGCGACGCCGTCGCGATCATGGCGCCCACGCGGTACGAGTGGGCGGTGGCCGACCTGGCGACGTGGTTCGCCGGCGGGGTCGTCGTTCCGGTCTACGACTCTTCGTCGCCGAGCCAGGTGGCGGCCATCGTCGCCGACGCGCGGATCCGCGTGGGCTTCGGGGGCACCGCGACGCACGTCGACCTGCTGACCTCCGCCCTGGCATCCGCGGACGGCGCCATCGGGGTCTGGGGGATGGACGATCTCGACGCGCTCCGCACGCACGGCATCGTGGTCGCCGACGACGAGCTCGAGCACCGGCGCACGCGCGCGGGACACGACGATCCCGCCACGATCGTCTACACGTCGGGCACCACCGGCGAGCCGAAGGGCGCGGTGCTGACCCACGCGAACTTCCTCGGCCAGGTCCTGAACATCGCCGCGGCCTACCGCGAGGTGGTGCACTCCGGGGGCAACACGATCATTTTCCTCCCGCTCGCGCACGTCCTCGCGCGGGGGCTCCAGCTCATCTGCATCGCCAGCGGCATGCGCATCGCGCACCTGTCCGACGCCGCCGCCGTGGTCCCGACGCTCGCGACGCTGCGCCCCACGTTCCTGGTCGTGGTCCCTCGGGTGCTGCAGAAGATCCAGGCCGCCGCGGGTGACAAGGCCGCCGCCAAGGGCCTGTCGGGCGTGTGGGCCCGGGCGCGTGCGACGGCCGTCGCCGAGGGGCGCCTCGCCGAGCTGCGGGATGCCGGCACTCCCCGCCGCGCCCCGCTCGGTCATCGGGTGCGCCACGGAGTCTTCGACGCCCTGTTCTACCGTCGCCTCCGCGCCGTCATGGGCGGCCGCGTCGACTACATGCTCTCGGGCGGCGCGACCCTCGACGGCGAGCTGTCGCTGTTCTTCCGCGGACTGGGGGTTCCGGTCATCGAGGGCTACGGCCTCACCGAGACCACGGCGCCGTTGACCGGCAACCTGCCCGGGCGCATCGCCTCCGGCACGGTCGGTCTGCCGTTGCCGGGGTCGACGGTGCGCATCAGCGACGAGGGCGAGGTGCTCGCGAAGGGCGTGGGCGTGTTCGCGGGGTACCGCGACCCGCGGCACGACGGCGACGCGTTCGTCGACGGCTTCTTCCGCACCGGCGACCTCGGCCGCCTCGACGACGCCGGAAGGCTCGTGCTCGAGGGGCGCCTGAAGGACGTCATCGTCACCTCGAACGGCAAGACCGTCGTGCCCGCACGCTGGGAGTCCGCGGTCGAATCCGACCCGCTCGTGCAGCACGCGGTCATGGTCGGCGAGGGCAAGCCGTATCTCAGCGCCCTCCTGATCCTGGATGCCGAGCAGGCGGCCGCGTGGGCGGCATCCACCGGTCTGCCTCTCGATGTCCGCACCCCGACAGACCTGCGCGCCGTGGACGAGCCGCGGTTGCACGCGCACCTGCAGCGCACCGTGGACGCCGCGAACGCGCTCGTCGCCCGCAGCGAGCAGGTGCGCCGCTTCGAGCTCGTCGTCGCCGACCTCGACGACCGCGAACTCGTCACCCCCACCATGAAGATCAAGCGTCGCGTGGTGGTGCATCGTGCCACCGAGACGATCGCGTCGCTGTACCGAGGAGTCCCGTCATGA
- a CDS encoding DUF1295 domain-containing protein: MTAPVPPSTGSRATQNRSALIAVIVAVLIGAGLAVAGSFSGARVAGIPVFALAVAAAFVIQFLVFIPSALRRTERFFDLTGSLTFIAVSVAVALLAPGQDARGWILAAMVIVWAARLGSFLFARVHRSGSDGRFDEIKTKPLRFLQVWAIQGLWVSLTASAAWIAMSADAGDRAPLDGFAIAGIVVWIVGMVFEVVADLQKQAFRADPANKGEFIRTGLWSRSRHPNYFGEILVWVGVFLVAVPVLQGWQWVAVLSPLFVILLLTRVSGIPLLEKRADEKWGDRADYRAYRDSTPVLVPALTARAGVEVPR, from the coding sequence ATGACCGCCCCCGTTCCCCCCTCCACCGGCTCGCGCGCGACGCAGAACCGTTCGGCGCTCATCGCCGTGATCGTCGCGGTGCTCATCGGCGCGGGGCTGGCCGTCGCCGGAAGCTTCTCAGGAGCGAGAGTGGCCGGCATCCCGGTGTTCGCCCTCGCGGTGGCGGCGGCGTTCGTCATCCAGTTCCTCGTCTTCATCCCCTCGGCGCTCCGCCGCACCGAGCGCTTCTTCGACCTCACCGGCAGCCTCACCTTCATCGCGGTGTCGGTCGCGGTCGCCCTCCTCGCCCCCGGTCAGGACGCCCGCGGGTGGATCCTCGCGGCGATGGTGATCGTGTGGGCGGCACGCCTGGGCTCGTTCCTGTTCGCCCGCGTGCACCGTTCGGGCTCGGACGGCCGGTTCGACGAGATCAAGACGAAGCCGCTGCGCTTCCTGCAGGTGTGGGCGATCCAGGGCCTGTGGGTGTCGCTCACCGCGTCGGCCGCGTGGATCGCGATGAGCGCGGATGCCGGAGACCGCGCGCCCCTCGACGGTTTCGCGATCGCGGGGATCGTCGTGTGGATCGTGGGCATGGTGTTCGAGGTCGTCGCCGACCTGCAGAAGCAGGCGTTCCGCGCCGATCCGGCGAACAAGGGCGAGTTCATCCGCACGGGCCTGTGGTCGCGCTCGCGGCACCCCAACTACTTCGGCGAGATCCTCGTGTGGGTCGGCGTGTTCCTCGTGGCGGTGCCGGTGCTGCAGGGCTGGCAGTGGGTGGCGGTGCTGTCGCCGCTGTTCGTGATCCTGCTGCTCACGCGGGTCAGCGGCATCCCGCTCCTGGAGAAGCGCGCCGACGAGAAGTGGGGCGACCGCGCCGACTACCGCGCGTACCGCGACAGCACGCCCGTGCTGGTGCCGGCGCTCACCGCGCGCGCGGGCGTCGAGGTGCCGCGGTAG
- a CDS encoding GTPase family protein, which produces MAKKNTEARQLDEKAFVEATSEAKSRYGRFNLAIVGASGVGKSSLVNAVFGRDWAKVGRGLPVTRGVHFYSDDSLGIWDVEGFEIGSPVAPDQQLRNHLDAIAAHPGDHQISVVWYCVRAADDRLTPADIAMIRELDARGLPVILVLTKVDWIKNPITGHQGVAKDLQAFVDWLNDPVDPATGERLRIPYRRVILTSTRDRHGKGKGHGLGDLVTQTLELAPDRDKDAFRIAQRLNLPWKREMARPIIAAASAAAAGAASVPLPVSDAVTLAPIQLTMMGRIAAIYDLEVKTMLSAGALAQFGVQVAGRALATSFLKLIPGAGVVVNAAVAAALTAATGESWLKICELLHTGKIDVRKLDQEWAKYAPSFMDVARKLVERRVGRK; this is translated from the coding sequence ATGGCGAAGAAGAACACCGAGGCGCGGCAGCTCGACGAGAAGGCTTTCGTCGAGGCGACGTCCGAGGCGAAGTCGCGCTACGGCCGGTTCAACCTCGCGATCGTCGGCGCGTCAGGCGTCGGGAAGTCGTCGCTCGTCAACGCGGTGTTCGGGCGCGACTGGGCGAAGGTCGGGCGCGGGTTGCCGGTCACGCGGGGCGTCCACTTCTACAGCGATGACTCGCTCGGCATCTGGGACGTGGAGGGGTTCGAGATCGGCTCGCCCGTCGCGCCGGATCAGCAGCTGCGTAACCACCTGGATGCCATCGCGGCCCACCCCGGCGACCATCAGATCTCCGTCGTCTGGTACTGCGTGCGGGCCGCCGACGACCGGCTCACCCCCGCCGACATCGCCATGATCCGCGAGCTCGACGCGCGGGGGCTGCCGGTGATCCTCGTGCTGACGAAGGTCGACTGGATCAAGAACCCGATCACCGGGCACCAGGGGGTCGCGAAAGACCTGCAGGCGTTCGTCGACTGGCTCAACGACCCCGTCGACCCGGCGACGGGCGAGCGGCTTCGCATCCCGTACCGACGGGTCATCCTCACCTCCACCCGCGACCGCCACGGGAAGGGGAAGGGGCACGGCCTCGGTGACCTTGTCACGCAGACCCTCGAACTCGCCCCCGACCGCGACAAGGACGCCTTTCGCATCGCACAGCGACTCAACCTCCCGTGGAAGAGGGAGATGGCGCGGCCGATCATCGCCGCGGCGTCCGCAGCGGCCGCGGGGGCGGCATCCGTTCCGCTTCCTGTCTCGGATGCTGTCACGCTGGCGCCGATCCAGCTGACGATGATGGGTCGCATCGCCGCCATCTACGACCTCGAGGTCAAGACGATGCTCTCGGCCGGAGCGCTCGCGCAATTCGGCGTGCAGGTGGCCGGGCGGGCGCTCGCGACGAGCTTCCTGAAGCTCATCCCCGGCGCGGGGGTCGTCGTGAACGCGGCGGTGGCGGCGGCGCTGACGGCGGCGACGGGCGAGAGCTGGCTCAAGATCTGCGAGCTGCTGCACACCGGCAAGATCGACGTGCGCAAGCTCGACCAGGAGTGGGCGAAGTACGCGCCGAGCTTCATGGACGTCGCGCGGAAGCTCGTCGAGCGGCGGGTGGGGCGGAAGTAG
- the pdxH gene encoding pyridoxamine 5'-phosphate oxidase, producing the protein MTENPLAHRLDYTLAELDDGALAASPIALFQRWLVDAADLPEPNAMVVSTVDAIGAPTSRTVLLRGIDDDGALWFFTNRQSRKGRALAENPAVSVLFPWYALQRQVIVLGTATPLPAERDDAYFASRPRGSQLSAWASHQSETVASRAALEEQMASVEERFPEGSPVPRPPHWGGYRIEPREIEFWQGRPSRLHDRIVFARDGDRWAAVRRQP; encoded by the coding sequence ATGACCGAGAACCCCCTCGCCCACCGGCTCGACTACACGCTCGCCGAACTCGACGACGGCGCGCTCGCCGCCTCGCCGATCGCGCTGTTCCAGCGGTGGCTGGTCGATGCCGCCGACCTGCCCGAACCCAACGCGATGGTCGTGTCGACGGTGGATGCCATCGGCGCACCGACCTCGCGCACCGTGCTGCTGCGCGGAATCGACGACGACGGGGCGCTCTGGTTCTTCACGAACCGGCAGTCGCGGAAGGGCCGCGCGCTCGCCGAGAATCCGGCGGTGTCGGTGCTGTTCCCCTGGTATGCGCTGCAGCGGCAGGTCATCGTCCTCGGCACGGCGACGCCGCTCCCCGCCGAGCGCGACGACGCGTACTTCGCCTCCCGTCCGCGCGGGTCGCAGTTGTCGGCCTGGGCGAGCCACCAGTCGGAGACCGTGGCATCCCGAGCCGCCCTCGAGGAGCAGATGGCCTCAGTGGAGGAGCGGTTCCCCGAGGGGTCGCCCGTGCCGCGGCCGCCGCACTGGGGCGGGTACCGGATCGAGCCGCGCGAGATCGAGTTCTGGCAGGGACGCCCGTCTCGGCTGCACGACCGCATCGTGTTCGCGCGTGACGGCGACCGGTGGGCGGCGGTGCGGCGGCAGCCGTGA
- a CDS encoding alkene reductase yields the protein MSLFSPTTVGDVDVRNRVSLAPMTRLRASADGVPGHLIATYYAQRAGIGLLVTEGVFPSAESRAYPGQPGIVTDAQAAGWAKVADAVHAEGGAVFMQLMNGGRVSHTGITGTDRIVAPSAIAIEGETRLADGSKVAFPVPHALETAELATVRDEFVTAARRAVDAGFDGVELHSANGYLLHEFLSPASNQRTDGYGGSPAARARFVIEVAEAVAAEIGAGRVGIRISPAHNIQDVWEEDDAETRATYEALVAGLAPLGLAYLSVLHADPASDLIQDLRRAFGGTFIVNSGFSRVTTRDEAVQAIDDGIADLVAVGRPAIANPDLVTRWERGAEENEVDQASVYGPDERGYTDYPFLQG from the coding sequence GTGAGTCTGTTCAGCCCCACCACCGTCGGCGACGTCGACGTCCGCAACCGCGTTTCGCTCGCCCCGATGACCCGCCTGCGCGCGAGCGCCGACGGCGTCCCCGGACACCTCATCGCGACGTACTACGCGCAGCGCGCGGGCATCGGCCTGCTCGTGACCGAGGGCGTCTTCCCGAGCGCCGAGTCGCGGGCGTACCCGGGTCAGCCGGGCATCGTCACCGACGCGCAGGCGGCCGGCTGGGCGAAGGTGGCGGATGCCGTGCACGCCGAGGGCGGAGCGGTGTTCATGCAGCTCATGAACGGCGGACGCGTCTCGCACACCGGCATCACCGGCACCGACCGCATCGTCGCCCCCTCGGCGATCGCGATCGAGGGCGAGACCCGCCTCGCCGACGGCTCGAAGGTCGCCTTCCCCGTGCCGCACGCGCTGGAGACCGCCGAGCTCGCGACCGTCCGCGACGAGTTCGTCACCGCCGCCCGTCGCGCCGTGGATGCCGGCTTCGACGGCGTCGAGCTGCACTCGGCGAACGGCTACCTGCTGCACGAGTTCCTCTCGCCCGCGTCGAACCAGCGCACCGACGGCTACGGCGGATCGCCCGCAGCCCGCGCCCGCTTCGTCATCGAGGTCGCCGAGGCCGTGGCGGCCGAGATCGGCGCCGGGCGCGTCGGCATCCGGATCTCCCCCGCCCACAACATCCAGGACGTGTGGGAGGAGGACGACGCCGAGACCCGCGCCACCTACGAAGCGCTCGTCGCCGGCCTCGCGCCCCTGGGCCTCGCGTACCTGAGCGTGCTGCACGCCGACCCCGCGAGCGACCTGATCCAGGACCTGCGCCGCGCCTTCGGCGGCACGTTCATCGTGAACTCCGGCTTCTCGCGCGTCACGACCCGCGACGAGGCCGTCCAGGCGATCGACGACGGCATCGCCGACCTCGTCGCCGTCGGCCGCCCCGCCATCGCCAACCCCGACCTGGTCACGCGGTGGGAGCGCGGCGCCGAAGAGAACGAGGTCGACCAGGCGTCGGTCTACGGCCCTGACGAGCGTGGGTACACGGACTACCCGTTCCTCCAGGGCTGA
- a CDS encoding DUF2510 domain-containing protein: protein MTDSTSPAAPAGWFPAGVEGQERYWDGTAWTDQVRPVGTVVSESPTTVETSTASAPGKKPRNVLGIVALAVAAVGFIFACIPGALIVGWLLLPVGFILGIVALLQKGKPKWQGVAAIIVSVVGTIIGVIVFIAVVAGAVNNAVGDTVTDEVGSSAVGEGTSASDAPAAEE from the coding sequence TTGACCGATTCGACATCTCCGGCCGCACCGGCGGGATGGTTTCCCGCGGGCGTCGAGGGACAGGAGCGCTACTGGGACGGCACCGCGTGGACGGATCAGGTTCGGCCCGTCGGCACCGTGGTGAGCGAGAGCCCAACCACTGTCGAGACCTCGACGGCTTCGGCCCCCGGAAAGAAGCCTCGGAATGTTCTCGGAATAGTGGCCCTCGCCGTGGCTGCCGTGGGATTCATCTTCGCCTGCATCCCTGGCGCTCTGATCGTCGGCTGGCTGCTGTTGCCCGTCGGTTTCATCCTGGGCATCGTTGCCTTGCTCCAAAAGGGCAAGCCAAAGTGGCAGGGTGTCGCTGCGATCATCGTTTCGGTCGTCGGCACGATCATCGGAGTAATCGTGTTCATTGCGGTCGTCGCTGGCGCCGTCAACAACGCGGTCGGCGACACGGTCACCGATGAGGTGGGCAGCTCCGCGGTCGGCGAAGGGACGTCGGCCAGTGATGCGCCCGCGGCCGAGGAATAG
- a CDS encoding nuclear transport factor 2 family protein, whose protein sequence is MSTTLQETELPAAAQGFVDGWQGGDADKVAALFAADAVVSDQGETFRGLDEIRGWIDGSIHLFTTTLTFLGAREVDGMVGASYRLEGNFPGGVAELEYQFHLSADGKIERLDFAPPAS, encoded by the coding sequence ATGAGCACCACGCTGCAAGAGACCGAACTCCCCGCCGCCGCCCAGGGCTTCGTCGACGGATGGCAGGGAGGGGATGCCGACAAGGTCGCCGCCCTGTTCGCCGCCGACGCCGTCGTCTCCGACCAGGGCGAGACCTTCCGCGGTCTCGACGAGATCCGCGGATGGATCGACGGGTCCATCCACCTCTTCACGACCACGCTGACCTTCCTCGGTGCGCGTGAGGTCGACGGGATGGTCGGGGCGTCCTACCGTCTCGAGGGCAACTTCCCCGGCGGTGTCGCAGAACTGGAGTACCAGTTCCACCTCTCCGCAGACGGGAAGATCGAGCGGCTCGACTTCGCCCCGCCGGCATCCTGA
- a CDS encoding MarR family winged helix-turn-helix transcriptional regulator gives MGTDADLDASRPRRASDFPYRSELLANLSALILLWESPRFQGEILAKSGEAIDQPAHATLRHLLAWGPMRPSALADALGTGASYVSKIVRRLEANGWVERTTDPSDGRATLIALTADGEVAAHGVYALGDRMIAEVLDGWPEEDVQTYTDLTTRFAKDAIASGERMRERGLRPLDT, from the coding sequence ATGGGCACTGATGCAGACCTCGACGCGTCGCGCCCGCGGCGCGCGAGCGACTTCCCGTACCGCTCCGAACTGCTGGCCAACCTCAGCGCGCTGATCCTGTTGTGGGAGTCCCCCCGCTTCCAGGGCGAGATCCTCGCCAAGAGCGGCGAAGCCATCGATCAGCCGGCGCACGCCACGCTTCGGCACCTTCTCGCCTGGGGCCCGATGCGCCCCTCCGCCCTCGCCGACGCGCTGGGCACGGGCGCGTCCTACGTCAGCAAGATCGTCCGCCGACTCGAAGCGAACGGGTGGGTGGAACGGACGACCGACCCGTCGGACGGACGGGCGACGCTCATCGCCCTCACCGCGGACGGCGAAGTCGCGGCCCACGGCGTGTACGCGCTCGGCGACCGGATGATCGCCGAGGTCCTCGACGGGTGGCCGGAGGAAGACGTCCAGACCTACACCGACCTGACGACGAGATTCGCGAAGGATGCCATCGCCTCCGGCGAGCGCATGCGGGAGCGCGGCCTCCGCCCTCTCGACACCTGA